One genomic window of Halorhabdus sp. CBA1104 includes the following:
- a CDS encoding transcriptional regulator, protein MVEDAVSMTVDRAADAFGTLADENRIAILLALWNEQPLSFARLQSAADFEDSGRFNYHLTQLLGRFVRKDDEEYRLRPAGGRAIDILFDERFGEPPSPIERDLETPCPDCGASLRATYEDGHIEISCPACSVVVHYGYFPPRGRASRDPEGLFLAYSRQLWRDFTLASAGVCPHCSGRMETHVTPDPDWYLDVATISVCQHCGVDIGTPVGLRLLADPAVVAFLADHGVDIDQVPFWTLPFCVGDDSVSIDATEPLRVSVHIEQGTDRLDVTVDESGAVTETALVESR, encoded by the coding sequence ATGGTCGAGGACGCGGTCTCAATGACTGTCGATCGGGCCGCCGACGCCTTTGGCACGCTTGCCGACGAGAACCGCATCGCTATCTTACTCGCGCTGTGGAACGAGCAGCCACTCTCCTTTGCTCGACTGCAGTCGGCAGCCGACTTCGAGGACAGCGGTCGATTCAACTATCACCTCACGCAACTGCTGGGCCGATTCGTCCGGAAGGACGACGAGGAGTATCGCCTGCGGCCAGCCGGTGGGCGCGCGATAGATATCCTCTTTGACGAGCGCTTTGGCGAACCACCGTCTCCGATCGAACGTGACCTTGAGACGCCGTGCCCGGACTGTGGCGCGTCGCTTCGGGCGACCTACGAAGACGGCCACATCGAGATCAGTTGCCCCGCGTGTTCGGTCGTCGTTCACTACGGATACTTTCCGCCGCGCGGACGGGCATCTCGCGATCCAGAAGGGTTGTTTCTGGCGTATTCACGACAGCTCTGGCGGGATTTCACATTGGCTTCCGCCGGGGTCTGCCCCCATTGCAGTGGTCGCATGGAGACCCATGTCACGCCCGATCCCGACTGGTATCTCGACGTCGCGACGATCAGCGTCTGCCAGCATTGTGGCGTCGACATCGGGACGCCCGTTGGCCTGCGGTTGCTTGCCGATCCGGCTGTCGTTGCGTTCCTGGCCGATCACGGGGTCGATATCGACCAGGTACCGTTCTGGACGCTCCCGTTTTGCGTGGGCGACGACAGCGTTTCGATCGACGCGACCGAACCGCTCCGGGTATCCGTTCACATCGAGCAAGGCACCGACCGTCTCGACGTGACGGTCGACGAATCGGGTGCCGTCACCGAGACGGCCCTCGTCGAATCCCGATAG
- a CDS encoding alpha-amylase family glycosyl hydrolase, with protein MHHPGPPRFTTVGDAVELAPRDPDPNESYEWTLLDAPAESDTTVGDGAVEYLRPDVPGVYRVELAAPDGTHQLTVRTFPDEREPARFEIPVEDFETPAEEIDRVGVIGLFNDHLWGRDEAVREGDRYVFEAQLEPGVHNSTFIVNDGEEHHHREFTVEGPGRPRISLDAVRDGDVFRIEANARPPADSSTEASALDVVFCLDDRADLEESVLEVDGQTAKLPASAIDEPVGVHAVALDQRHSVRDTVVVGDGGDTIAHPNEPPAWVETATIYEIYVRAFAGERVQTTFSALERRLPYIESLGVDTVWLTPILASPTEHGYHITDFFEVATDLGTREEFESFVAACHERDIKVVFDLVINHADHEHPAFAQSAAGVPEFRDWFVWNDRAEPDADRSRGPGPDDMRAQRYFNWSNIPNFNYGEPAVRSFLLDVVEEWAPLVDGFRCDVAWGVPHGFWKEVRERVHEIDPEFLLLDETVPVHDPDYHDLEFDLHYGTEVYSALRQIGSGDAPAGALLDAVADAERAGFPDQALQMRYVENHDEERYLAEYGRDSLRGAVAATFTMPGVPMIYAGQERGMTDSRGPIEWQSGDTGLTNVHRRLSKTRSETPALESGTLERIEYHTDTEQAVAFGRATDDQRVFVALHFGPGTATVRLPEGIGSTELVTGAPIEATPRDDGVAVSVADVLVVEATD; from the coding sequence ATGCACCATCCAGGCCCACCGCGGTTCACGACCGTCGGCGACGCTGTCGAACTGGCCCCACGAGACCCGGATCCGAACGAGTCCTACGAGTGGACTCTCCTCGACGCACCGGCCGAGAGTGACACAACCGTCGGCGACGGAGCAGTCGAGTACCTGCGACCCGACGTGCCGGGCGTCTATCGCGTCGAACTCGCGGCACCCGATGGCACACACCAGCTGACAGTCCGGACGTTCCCGGACGAACGAGAGCCCGCCCGCTTCGAGATCCCGGTCGAGGACTTCGAGACACCTGCTGAGGAAATCGATCGGGTCGGCGTCATCGGCCTGTTCAACGACCACCTTTGGGGACGCGACGAGGCGGTCCGTGAGGGGGATCGCTACGTCTTCGAGGCGCAACTCGAGCCGGGAGTCCACAACAGTACGTTCATCGTCAACGACGGCGAGGAACACCACCACCGGGAATTCACCGTCGAAGGACCGGGACGGCCGCGGATCTCGCTCGATGCCGTCCGGGACGGCGACGTATTCCGTATCGAGGCCAATGCTCGCCCACCGGCAGACAGTTCGACCGAGGCGTCGGCCCTCGATGTCGTGTTCTGCCTCGACGACCGCGCGGACCTCGAAGAGAGTGTCCTCGAGGTCGACGGGCAGACAGCCAAGCTCCCGGCGAGTGCGATCGACGAGCCGGTCGGCGTCCACGCCGTGGCACTCGATCAGCGCCACAGCGTCAGAGACACGGTAGTCGTCGGTGACGGCGGAGACACCATCGCTCACCCCAACGAGCCACCCGCCTGGGTCGAGACAGCGACGATCTACGAGATCTACGTCCGGGCGTTCGCTGGAGAACGCGTCCAGACGACGTTTTCGGCCCTCGAACGGCGACTCCCGTACATCGAATCACTCGGTGTGGATACCGTCTGGCTCACGCCGATCCTGGCCTCGCCAACCGAACACGGCTATCACATCACGGACTTCTTCGAAGTGGCAACGGACCTTGGCACCCGCGAGGAGTTCGAGTCGTTCGTGGCCGCCTGCCACGAGCGAGATATCAAGGTCGTGTTCGACCTCGTGATCAATCACGCTGACCACGAACATCCGGCGTTCGCACAGAGTGCAGCGGGTGTCCCCGAGTTCCGTGACTGGTTCGTCTGGAACGATCGAGCCGAGCCGGACGCCGACCGCTCGCGTGGGCCAGGCCCGGATGACATGCGCGCCCAACGGTATTTCAATTGGAGCAACATCCCGAACTTCAACTACGGCGAACCGGCGGTCCGATCGTTCCTGCTCGACGTCGTCGAGGAGTGGGCACCGCTTGTCGACGGGTTCCGCTGTGACGTCGCCTGGGGCGTCCCACACGGCTTTTGGAAAGAAGTCCGCGAGCGCGTCCACGAGATCGACCCGGAATTCCTCTTACTGGACGAGACGGTCCCAGTCCACGACCCGGACTATCACGACCTGGAGTTCGACCTCCACTACGGAACGGAAGTCTACAGTGCCCTCCGGCAGATCGGGAGCGGCGACGCGCCAGCGGGGGCACTCCTCGATGCCGTCGCTGACGCCGAACGCGCCGGGTTCCCCGACCAGGCCCTTCAGATGCGATACGTCGAGAATCACGACGAGGAGCGCTATCTCGCCGAATACGGCCGGGACAGCCTGCGCGGGGCCGTCGCCGCGACGTTCACCATGCCGGGCGTCCCGATGATCTACGCCGGACAGGAACGGGGCATGACCGACTCCCGGGGGCCGATCGAGTGGCAGTCCGGCGACACCGGGCTGACGAACGTCCACCGTCGACTCAGCAAGACTCGCTCGGAAACCCCGGCGCTGGAATCGGGGACCCTCGAACGAATCGAGTACCACACCGACACGGAGCAGGCGGTCGCGTTCGGACGCGCGACCGACGACCAGCGCGTGTTCGTCGCACTCCACTTTGGCCCAGGGACGGCGACAGTGAGACTCCCCGAAGGGATTGGCTCGACGGAACTGGTCACCGGAGCGCCAATCGAAGCGACCCCGAGAGACGACGGCGTGGCCGTTTCCGTCGCAGACGTCCTCGTCGTCGAGGCCACGGACTGA
- a CDS encoding transcription elongation factor Spt5: MGIYAVKTTASQERTVADMIINREEEAVHAALAPDSLTSYVMVEAEDASVFERILDEIPHANGVVQGESSIAEVEHFLSPKPDVEGIAESDIVELVAGPFKGEKAQVQRIDEGKDQVTVELYEATVPIPVTVRGDQIRVLDSEER, translated from the coding sequence ATGGGGATTTACGCCGTCAAGACCACCGCCAGCCAGGAACGCACCGTCGCAGACATGATCATCAACCGCGAGGAAGAGGCGGTCCACGCAGCCCTCGCTCCGGACTCGCTGACTTCCTACGTCATGGTCGAGGCCGAGGACGCCTCGGTGTTCGAACGCATCCTCGACGAGATCCCCCACGCCAACGGCGTCGTGCAGGGCGAGTCCTCCATCGCGGAGGTCGAACACTTCCTCTCGCCGAAGCCGGACGTCGAAGGGATCGCCGAAAGCGACATCGTCGAACTCGTCGCCGGCCCGTTCAAAGGCGAGAAGGCCCAAGTCCAGCGAATCGACGAAGGCAAAGACCAGGTGACTGTCGAACTCTACGAAGCGACGGTTCCGATTCCCGTGACCGTCCGCGGAGATCAGATTCGGGTGCTCGACTCCGAAGAGCGATAA
- a CDS encoding protein translocase SEC61 complex subunit gamma: MDVPYDLTSYVRVLKLASTPSWQEFSQVAKIAGAGILLVGLLGFVIFVAMMLLPGGV, encoded by the coding sequence ATGGACGTACCGTACGATCTCACCTCATACGTGCGGGTGCTCAAGCTCGCGAGTACCCCCTCCTGGCAGGAGTTTAGCCAGGTCGCGAAGATCGCTGGCGCGGGCATCCTGCTGGTCGGGCTGCTCGGATTCGTCATCTTCGTTGCCATGATGTTACTCCCGGGTGGTGTCTGA
- a CDS encoding methyl-accepting chemotaxis protein encodes MSSLRKRFVVAIESALPGVVRRRYAAKFGVLLLGVVAVLVVGGVAIHFQTGGLVEAQTEEQIRGVADSQASSIADWAATKQSTTSFLADSLADQSDSLSSSAHQRWLEGKLIGLPADIQALHYVTTADSEVIASTDDDLTGASLASVEGAWTDSSGAVVASGPTDTSRPYEHDGQDVIAFVQPVSETESVVLTVSLEARSHEFTSPFATGDVKVLSADRTILLDNRKASILDQYEATGNTGSESITAALGGASGYARVSAGTGMDEGTYVMAYTPITGTDWALLYHVPAERAFALQSAVSQNIALLVALAVGALLLVGVTIGRGTAQSLATVAQTAGDIANGKIDSTLPETTRVDEMGQLYDSFASMQAYLGTAAEQADALADKRFDDPVLEEDVPGEFGAALEEMGTDIQALITDVEQARDDAESMASALEAKASQFSAVMNRAAAGDLTQRMETDSEYEAMVEIAENFNDMIAELETTIDRIEAFAGTVDSSTDTISASAREIKSASEQVSQSVQQIAEGADRQNENIQQVSQEMTDLSATVEEITSSTDEVAAKSKGAVEAGESGRTSAQQAAAEIETIERKSAEAIEQVEALAAEMDRIGEVTTLIDDIADQTNMLALNAAIEANRAGDAGQGFEVVANEIKTLAEETQEATDDIESLIDTVQSRTTDTVADIREMDESVQTGKATVDNAAETLTDIVRQIEQANDGIQAISDATDEQAASTEEVVAMADEVGSISEETAAEAENVAGASQEQTASITEVSERIETLSGQAADLRDLIDQFETGETDDTHR; translated from the coding sequence ATGAGTTCCCTTCGCAAGCGATTCGTGGTGGCGATCGAGAGCGCGCTTCCGGGTGTCGTCAGGCGTCGCTACGCGGCGAAGTTCGGTGTGCTGTTGCTCGGTGTGGTCGCCGTCCTCGTCGTCGGCGGGGTGGCGATCCACTTCCAGACCGGCGGACTCGTCGAAGCTCAGACCGAAGAACAGATCCGTGGCGTCGCGGATTCCCAGGCCAGCTCGATCGCAGACTGGGCCGCGACCAAACAGTCGACGACGTCGTTCCTCGCGGACTCGCTTGCCGACCAGTCGGACTCACTGTCGTCGTCAGCCCACCAGCGATGGCTCGAAGGGAAGCTTATCGGATTGCCGGCCGATATCCAGGCGTTGCACTACGTGACGACTGCCGATAGCGAGGTGATCGCCAGTACCGACGACGACCTGACTGGGGCGTCTCTCGCCAGCGTCGAGGGGGCATGGACCGACAGCAGTGGTGCGGTCGTCGCCTCCGGGCCGACAGACACGTCCCGGCCATACGAGCACGATGGGCAGGACGTCATCGCGTTCGTCCAGCCGGTCAGTGAGACTGAATCCGTCGTCCTTACAGTGTCTCTGGAGGCGCGCTCTCACGAATTCACCTCGCCGTTTGCGACCGGGGACGTGAAAGTCCTCAGTGCCGATCGTACGATCCTCCTCGACAACCGCAAGGCATCGATACTCGACCAGTACGAAGCGACCGGGAACACTGGTTCTGAGAGTATTACCGCCGCTCTGGGCGGTGCATCTGGCTACGCACGCGTCTCCGCAGGAACGGGGATGGACGAAGGCACGTACGTCATGGCATACACGCCGATCACCGGGACCGACTGGGCTCTCCTCTATCACGTCCCCGCTGAGCGTGCGTTCGCACTGCAGTCGGCCGTCTCCCAGAACATCGCGTTACTCGTCGCGTTGGCTGTCGGCGCGTTGCTCCTCGTCGGGGTGACGATCGGTCGCGGGACTGCACAGTCGCTTGCGACCGTCGCCCAAACGGCCGGTGACATCGCAAACGGCAAGATCGACAGTACGCTTCCGGAGACGACACGCGTCGACGAGATGGGCCAGCTGTACGATTCGTTCGCGTCGATGCAGGCGTACCTGGGAACGGCTGCCGAGCAGGCTGATGCGCTTGCAGACAAGCGGTTCGACGATCCGGTCCTCGAAGAGGACGTTCCCGGTGAGTTCGGAGCGGCCCTCGAAGAGATGGGGACGGACATCCAGGCGCTGATCACTGACGTCGAGCAGGCCCGAGACGACGCCGAGTCGATGGCTTCGGCGCTCGAAGCGAAGGCGTCGCAGTTCAGTGCTGTGATGAACCGGGCAGCCGCGGGCGATCTCACCCAGCGGATGGAGACCGACAGCGAGTACGAGGCGATGGTCGAGATCGCCGAGAACTTCAACGACATGATCGCCGAGCTGGAAACGACGATCGATCGTATCGAAGCGTTCGCCGGCACTGTCGACTCCTCGACGGACACGATCTCTGCGAGCGCCCGGGAGATCAAATCCGCCAGCGAACAGGTGAGTCAATCGGTCCAGCAGATCGCCGAAGGGGCCGACCGACAAAACGAGAACATCCAACAAGTCTCACAGGAGATGACCGATCTCTCGGCGACGGTCGAGGAGATTACTTCCTCGACGGACGAAGTGGCCGCCAAGTCGAAGGGGGCCGTCGAGGCTGGTGAGTCCGGCCGCACGTCCGCCCAGCAGGCAGCCGCGGAAATCGAGACGATCGAACGGAAATCCGCCGAGGCCATCGAGCAAGTCGAGGCGCTGGCGGCGGAGATGGACCGGATCGGCGAAGTCACGACGCTGATCGACGATATCGCCGACCAGACGAATATGCTCGCGTTGAACGCCGCGATCGAGGCCAATCGCGCCGGTGATGCGGGCCAAGGCTTCGAGGTTGTGGCCAACGAGATCAAGACACTCGCCGAAGAGACCCAAGAAGCCACCGACGACATCGAGTCACTGATCGATACCGTCCAGTCTCGGACAACCGATACGGTGGCAGACATCCGGGAGATGGACGAGAGCGTCCAGACAGGGAAAGCGACAGTCGACAACGCCGCGGAGACGCTGACCGATATCGTCCGCCAGATCGAACAAGCAAACGACGGTATCCAAGCGATCAGCGATGCGACCGACGAACAGGCGGCTTCGACCGAAGAAGTGGTCGCGATGGCCGACGAAGTCGGGTCGATCAGCGAGGAGACGGCCGCCGAAGCCGAGAACGTCGCCGGGGCCTCACAAGAGCAGACTGCCTCCATCACGGAAGTCTCGGAGCGCATCGAGACCCTCTCCGGCCAAGCGGCCGATCTCAGGGACCTTATCGACCAGTTCGAAACCGGCGAGACGGACGACACCCACCGCTAG
- a CDS encoding ABC transporter substrate-binding protein, protein MGTTRRGYLGRLSGLGALAATGGCLGLPSGSGGTVEFGALAPLSGTLEALGSDAKRTVERAAQDINDAGGINGNEVALTVLDTEADVDVATDQYQSLLDRGVVGIVGGLVSDVSIALAPKAARDDVMLVSYASTAPQLSTAGQADGRKYFGRTVPNDGTQAAVMAKVVDSPLYIDASSVALLSIDNSFGSGLAGSLQDAIDASIVADVRYDPGADSFSDTIEAVFENDPDAVAFTSVSGQERGILDAYAQTDYDVPWVFSAGMFGSDIPASYDGFYSASLSSNRTDGYFDLVRRLSDVDELASYAANAYDALFLMAGAAEKADDASGPAIAETIRSVSGGTGHTVSVGDFDRLRSLTDAGREINYQGASGSVDLTANLEPLSSYLIQRVTDGTVESLELLQSQFFRSGGNQ, encoded by the coding sequence ATGGGAACGACTAGACGAGGCTACCTCGGACGACTATCCGGCCTGGGTGCGCTCGCGGCCACCGGTGGGTGCCTGGGCCTCCCGTCTGGATCGGGAGGCACAGTCGAGTTCGGTGCGCTAGCGCCGCTCAGTGGCACTCTCGAGGCGCTGGGTAGCGATGCAAAGCGGACGGTCGAACGGGCGGCCCAGGATATCAACGACGCCGGCGGCATCAACGGCAACGAAGTCGCGTTGACTGTCCTCGATACGGAAGCCGACGTCGATGTTGCGACCGACCAGTACCAGTCACTGCTGGATCGAGGGGTCGTCGGTATCGTCGGCGGGCTCGTCAGTGACGTCTCGATCGCACTGGCGCCCAAAGCAGCCAGAGACGACGTCATGCTGGTCAGCTACGCGAGTACCGCCCCACAACTGTCGACTGCCGGTCAGGCTGACGGGCGAAAGTACTTCGGCCGCACTGTGCCAAACGACGGTACGCAGGCTGCCGTGATGGCGAAGGTCGTCGACAGCCCGCTGTACATCGATGCGAGCTCGGTCGCCTTGCTCAGTATCGACAATTCGTTCGGTTCGGGACTCGCTGGGTCCTTGCAAGACGCGATCGATGCGTCGATCGTCGCGGACGTGCGCTACGATCCGGGAGCAGACTCGTTCAGCGACACGATCGAGGCTGTGTTCGAAAACGACCCCGACGCCGTTGCCTTCACCAGTGTCTCCGGACAGGAGCGTGGCATTCTCGACGCCTACGCCCAAACTGACTACGACGTTCCCTGGGTGTTCTCGGCCGGCATGTTCGGCAGTGACATACCTGCCTCCTACGATGGCTTCTACAGCGCGTCGCTTTCCTCGAACCGGACAGACGGGTACTTCGATCTGGTTCGGCGACTTTCAGACGTCGACGAGCTCGCATCTTACGCCGCAAACGCCTACGACGCGTTGTTCTTGATGGCTGGGGCCGCCGAGAAAGCCGACGACGCCAGCGGCCCGGCCATCGCCGAGACGATCCGGTCGGTCTCCGGTGGCACGGGCCATACCGTCTCAGTTGGCGACTTCGACCGCCTCAGATCGCTTACTGATGCCGGGCGCGAGATCAACTATCAGGGCGCGTCCGGTAGCGTCGACCTGACGGCGAATCTGGAGCCGTTGAGTTCGTACCTGATTCAGCGCGTTACCGACGGGACGGTCGAGTCTTTGGAACTGCTTCAATCCCAGTTCTTCCGGTCGGGAGGTAACCAATGA
- the ftsZ gene encoding cell division protein FtsZ: protein MDSIIDDAMEDAEEDREEPPADDPPGTSETTTEDVSTSGQMTDEELADVVEDLETKITVVGAGGAGGNTVTRMMEEGIHGAKLVAANTDAQHLADEVKADTKILIGKKRTGGRGAGSVPKIGEEAAQENMEDIQQSIDGSDMVFVTAGLGGGTGTGAAPVIAQAAQEAGALTISIVTIPFTAEGERRRANADAGLERLRSVSDTVIVVPNDRLLDYAPSMPLQDAFKICDRVLMRSVKGMTELITKPGLVNVDFADVRTIMENGGVAMIGLGESDGDNKAQDSIRSALRSPLLDVEFDGANSALVNVVGGPDMSIEEAEGVVEEIYDRIDPDARIIWGASVNHDYEGEMETMIVVTGVESPQIYGKSEAEREKAAQRMGDDIDYVE from the coding sequence ATGGACTCCATTATCGACGACGCTATGGAAGACGCCGAGGAGGACCGCGAGGAGCCCCCCGCAGACGACCCGCCCGGAACAAGCGAGACCACGACGGAAGACGTCTCCACGTCGGGACAGATGACCGACGAGGAACTGGCCGATGTCGTCGAAGATCTCGAAACCAAGATCACCGTCGTCGGCGCCGGCGGTGCCGGCGGCAACACGGTCACGCGGATGATGGAAGAAGGCATCCATGGCGCGAAACTCGTCGCGGCCAACACCGACGCCCAGCATCTGGCCGACGAGGTCAAGGCCGACACGAAGATCCTCATCGGCAAGAAGCGTACCGGTGGCCGCGGTGCGGGCTCGGTCCCCAAGATCGGCGAAGAGGCCGCCCAGGAGAACATGGAGGACATCCAGCAGTCGATCGACGGCTCGGACATGGTGTTCGTCACGGCCGGGCTGGGCGGCGGGACCGGCACGGGCGCAGCGCCCGTCATCGCTCAGGCCGCCCAGGAGGCCGGCGCACTCACCATCTCGATCGTCACGATTCCTTTCACCGCCGAAGGCGAGCGACGGCGGGCCAACGCCGACGCCGGCCTGGAACGGTTGCGCTCGGTCTCGGATACGGTCATCGTCGTGCCCAACGATCGGCTGCTCGATTACGCCCCCTCGATGCCCCTACAGGACGCGTTCAAGATCTGTGACCGCGTGCTGATGCGCTCGGTGAAGGGCATGACGGAACTGATCACCAAGCCCGGGCTGGTCAACGTCGACTTCGCCGACGTTCGCACGATCATGGAGAACGGTGGCGTCGCGATGATCGGCCTCGGGGAGTCCGACGGCGACAACAAGGCCCAAGACTCGATCCGTTCTGCCTTGCGTTCGCCGCTGCTCGACGTCGAGTTCGACGGCGCCAACTCCGCGCTGGTCAACGTCGTCGGTGGGCCAGATATGTCGATCGAAGAGGCAGAGGGCGTCGTCGAGGAGATCTACGATCGGATCGACCCCGACGCGCGGATCATCTGGGGTGCCTCCGTCAACCACGACTACGAGGGCGAGATGGAGACCATGATCGTCGTCACGGGCGTCGAGAGTCCACAGATTTACGGCAAAAGCGAGGCCGAACGCGAGAAGGCTGCCCAGCGGATGGGCGACGACATCGATTACGTGGAGTAA
- a CDS encoding FAD-dependent oxidoreductase, with protein MDRTTTTVSAVRTVGPDAVTIDVATPADFDAAPGQFVKFSLPSVADEPRFYTISSPTVTETVEITVEIDDDGTLGPHIAALEAGDEVALSGPFGSAYYEGEDRVVLLAGGPGVGPAIGIAERTLDDGGQAALIYRDDEPIHEDRLAALADRGVDVSVLSEDDAVGTVAAEVITGGGDEQVFVYGFADFLDVATDAIEAAGGDAGQAKVENFG; from the coding sequence ATGGATCGAACCACGACGACCGTCAGTGCCGTCCGCACAGTCGGTCCCGACGCAGTCACAATCGATGTCGCGACCCCGGCCGATTTCGACGCGGCTCCCGGTCAGTTCGTCAAGTTCTCGCTCCCGTCGGTTGCCGATGAGCCACGGTTCTACACCATCTCCTCGCCGACCGTCACGGAGACCGTCGAGATCACTGTCGAGATCGACGACGACGGGACGCTCGGCCCCCACATCGCCGCACTCGAAGCTGGTGACGAGGTCGCTCTCTCCGGCCCGTTCGGGAGTGCCTACTACGAGGGCGAGGACCGCGTCGTCCTCCTCGCGGGGGGACCCGGCGTTGGGCCTGCCATCGGGATCGCCGAACGAACCCTCGACGACGGCGGGCAAGCGGCCCTGATCTATCGCGACGACGAACCGATTCACGAGGATCGATTGGCCGCTCTGGCCGATCGCGGTGTCGATGTCTCTGTTCTGTCCGAAGACGACGCCGTGGGCACAGTCGCCGCCGAAGTAATTACCGGGGGTGGCGACGAGCAGGTGTTCGTCTACGGCTTCGCGGACTTCCTGGATGTCGCGACCGACGCTATCGAGGCCGCAGGCGGTGACGCTGGCCAAGCGAAAGTCGAGAACTTCGGATAG
- a CDS encoding 2-oxoacid:acceptor oxidoreductase subunit alpha: MENDLNWAIGGEAGDGIDSTGKIFARALSRAGRHVFTSKDFASRIRGGYTAYKVRTGVERVESVVDRLDILIALTERTIEENLDELRAGSVVIYDGEQTTMADVEVPTEMIGLEVPLTALAEEAGGAIMRNVVALGAACEVAGFPVEYLDEALVKRFGEKGEAIVANNREAARLGQEYVREETDCPNQFSLETTDEDYVLLNGDEAIGMAAIAAGCRFYAGYPITPATDIMEYLTGRIEAFGGAVVQAEDELSAINMALGAARAGARAMTGTSGPGIDLMSETFGLVATSETPLVIANVMRSGPSTGMPTKQEQGDLNAMLYGGHGEIPRFVLAPTTIGECFDKTVEAFNLAEKYQLPVYLTADLSMAVTEQTYRPERFDMESVEIDRGKVVDPEEVEEWLDEKGRFRAHAATEDGISPRALPGTPEAAHMTTGLEHDELGRRTEEEDVRVEQVQKRQRKVDTAREREDFDYREFGDPDADTLVLSWGSNEGAMREALEMLDDRGIDVRFLSVPYIYPRPDLTEAVESAETIIVVECNATGQFADLIEHDTLSRVERVTKYTGVRFMADELADEIEAAIDNEAPPQEVRR, encoded by the coding sequence ATGGAAAACGATCTCAATTGGGCCATCGGCGGGGAAGCCGGCGACGGGATCGACTCGACGGGCAAGATTTTCGCTCGGGCACTCTCCCGTGCGGGCCGGCACGTCTTCACCTCCAAGGACTTCGCCTCGCGCATCCGTGGAGGATATACGGCCTACAAGGTCCGAACAGGGGTCGAACGGGTCGAGAGTGTCGTCGATCGACTCGACATCCTGATCGCACTGACCGAGCGGACCATCGAGGAGAACCTCGACGAGCTCCGGGCGGGAAGTGTCGTCATCTACGACGGCGAGCAGACGACGATGGCCGACGTCGAGGTCCCCACGGAGATGATCGGACTGGAGGTCCCCCTGACGGCTCTGGCCGAGGAGGCAGGCGGGGCGATCATGCGCAACGTCGTCGCGCTTGGGGCCGCCTGCGAGGTCGCTGGGTTCCCCGTCGAGTACCTCGATGAGGCTCTGGTCAAGCGCTTCGGCGAGAAGGGTGAAGCCATCGTCGCCAACAACCGGGAAGCCGCGCGCCTGGGTCAAGAGTACGTCCGCGAGGAAACCGACTGCCCAAACCAGTTCAGCCTCGAAACGACCGACGAAGACTACGTCCTGCTCAACGGCGACGAGGCGATCGGTATGGCCGCTATCGCCGCCGGCTGTCGCTTCTATGCGGGCTATCCGATCACGCCCGCGACGGACATCATGGAGTACCTGACCGGCCGGATCGAAGCCTTCGGCGGCGCAGTCGTCCAGGCCGAAGACGAACTCTCGGCGATCAACATGGCCCTCGGTGCAGCCAGGGCTGGCGCACGAGCGATGACTGGCACCTCGGGGCCGGGGATCGACCTGATGAGCGAGACCTTCGGCCTCGTGGCCACCAGCGAGACGCCCCTCGTGATCGCCAACGTCATGCGCTCGGGTCCCTCAACGGGGATGCCGACGAAGCAAGAACAGGGTGACCTCAATGCGATGCTGTACGGTGGCCACGGCGAGATTCCACGCTTCGTCCTCGCGCCGACGACGATCGGCGAGTGTTTCGATAAGACAGTCGAGGCGTTCAACCTCGCCGAGAAGTACCAGCTCCCGGTGTATCTCACGGCAGACCTCTCGATGGCAGTCACCGAACAGACCTACCGACCCGAGCGCTTCGACATGGAGAGCGTCGAGATCGACCGCGGCAAGGTCGTCGATCCCGAGGAAGTCGAGGAGTGGCTCGACGAGAAAGGACGCTTCCGCGCTCACGCCGCGACCGAGGACGGGATCAGCCCGCGAGCCCTCCCCGGGACGCCCGAGGCGGCACACATGACAACCGGGCTCGAACACGACGAACTCGGCCGCCGGACCGAGGAAGAGGACGTTCGCGTCGAACAGGTCCAGAAACGCCAGCGGAAGGTCGATACCGCCCGCGAACGCGAGGACTTCGACTACCGGGAGTTCGGCGATCCCGACGCCGACACGCTGGTGCTCTCATGGGGATCGAACGAGGGCGCGATGCGCGAGGCCCTCGAAATGCTCGACGACAGGGGGATCGACGTCCGGTTCCTCTCGGTGCCGTACATCTACCCGCGGCCCGATCTGACCGAGGCAGTCGAATCCGCCGAGACCATCATCGTCGTTGAGTGTAACGCGACCGGCCAATTCGCGGACTTGATCGAGCACGATACGCTATCGCGAGTCGAACGGGTCACGAAGTACACCGGCGTCCGGTTCATGGCCGACGAACTCGCCGACGAGATCGAAGCGGCGATCGACAACGAGGCTCCACCACAGGAGGTCCGACGATGA